A stretch of the Actinomycetota bacterium genome encodes the following:
- a CDS encoding peptidoglycan DD-metalloendopeptidase family protein — translation MSLTSPAIDNRFRFAAALAVILAFLVALPAMGAATPKEELEAAQSRLSEIEDELAAQQSELARIETELTRAATALGEAENELEDIEARIDLIQENIDIARAEYERLRARLDERAAIGFMEGGGTTELGVILESNSMAELSDRVQFLDAIAGDDSDLVVAVENERALLEEDRAEMQGIRERQKALVEERRRQRDALQSQLDAAAAARDRLADLEAEAEDILADSQKRYDEWKEHQAELAAQAAPSTGGGSVPAGSSPFDACPVPSGGISNSFGAARVGHLHMGVDIFASSGAPIVAPFSGTASSSSNSLGGLAVNVTSNEGKGYVYNAHLSKIGQLGSVSAGDVVGYVGTTGNAAGTSPHNHFEWHPASIPSNVPVSPYGQSVLGGAVNPYPYLMAVC, via the coding sequence ATGTCGTTGACTTCCCCGGCGATCGACAATCGGTTCCGCTTCGCCGCTGCGCTGGCCGTGATCCTCGCGTTCCTCGTCGCCCTGCCGGCGATGGGCGCCGCGACCCCGAAAGAGGAGCTCGAGGCGGCGCAGAGCCGGCTCTCGGAGATCGAAGACGAGCTGGCCGCGCAGCAGTCCGAGCTGGCCAGGATCGAGACCGAGCTCACCCGTGCCGCGACCGCGTTGGGCGAAGCCGAGAACGAGCTCGAGGACATCGAGGCGCGGATCGACCTGATCCAGGAGAACATCGACATCGCCCGTGCCGAGTACGAGCGGCTCCGCGCCCGGCTCGACGAGCGCGCGGCGATCGGATTCATGGAGGGCGGCGGGACCACCGAACTCGGCGTGATCCTGGAATCGAACTCGATGGCCGAGCTGTCGGATCGCGTGCAGTTCCTCGACGCGATCGCCGGTGACGATTCGGATCTCGTCGTGGCCGTCGAGAACGAGCGCGCCCTGCTCGAGGAAGACCGAGCGGAGATGCAAGGCATCCGGGAGCGGCAGAAGGCCTTGGTCGAGGAACGCCGCCGTCAGCGCGACGCGCTCCAGTCTCAGCTCGACGCCGCCGCGGCGGCACGCGACCGTCTCGCCGATCTCGAGGCCGAGGCCGAGGACATCCTCGCCGACAGCCAGAAGCGCTACGACGAGTGGAAGGAACACCAGGCGGAGCTCGCCGCCCAGGCCGCCCCATCGACCGGAGGAGGTTCGGTTCCGGCGGGGTCCAGCCCGTTCGACGCGTGCCCCGTTCCCAGCGGTGGGATATCGAACAGCTTCGGCGCCGCCCGGGTCGGCCACCTGCACATGGGCGTCGACATCTTCGCCTCGAGCGGCGCGCCGATCGTGGCGCCCTTCTCAGGCACCGCGTCGAGCTCCTCGAACTCCCTCGGCGGACTCGCCGTCAACGTCACGAGCAACGAGGGCAAGGGCTACGTCTACAACGCCCACCTGTCGAAGATCGGGCAGCTCGGTTCGGTGAGCGCAGGAGACGTGGTCGGCTACGTGGGCACCACCGGGAATGCCGCCGGCACCAGCCCGCACAACCACTTCGAGTGGCACCCGGCCTCGATCCCCTCGAACGTGCCGGTCAGCCCCTACGGACAGTCGGTACTCGGTGGGGCGGTCAACCCCTACCCGTACTTGATGGCAGTCTGCTGA
- a CDS encoding trimethylamine methyltransferase family protein encodes MFERENNPKVLTEEQLDRIDTEAMRILEEIGMDVIHEEARELLVKEGQKVDGERVRFDRGWIAERVAQAPSSFTLLGRNRERDVVIGEGEPVWTNVGGPPFCSDLDGGRRSGTIEDHERLVKLTQAADLLNAVQSGAVEPVELPVESRSLDMDYSVLRWTDKPFAAYGTSGPKAVDGIRMARIAHGGEEKVGDAAVTMVIINPNSPLIWDTRMADALTKTAAENQPTVITPFLLAGATSPVSVAGALAIQVAEALSGVAIAQSVRPGAPCLYGSFFTATDMRTGSPAFGTPESVIGILAGAQIARRYGLPFRGGGGLASANSVDGQAAAETQNMLWATLLAGTDFVLHAAGWLEGGLCASYEKFALDLELLSIFSTLREGIGLSDEEFGFDALAELGPGGMFLASPHTMEHFKEWLYMSPLFQTQDFATWEGMGSPTVAERANASWKALLERYEDPGIDADVDAELVAYMEKRKADPPDPED; translated from the coding sequence ATGTTCGAGCGTGAGAACAACCCGAAGGTGCTGACCGAGGAACAACTGGATCGGATCGACACCGAGGCGATGCGGATACTCGAAGAGATCGGGATGGACGTGATCCATGAGGAGGCTCGCGAGCTGCTCGTGAAGGAGGGACAGAAGGTCGACGGCGAGCGCGTCCGGTTCGACCGCGGCTGGATCGCCGAACGCGTCGCGCAGGCACCTTCGTCGTTCACCTTGCTCGGGCGGAACCGCGAGCGCGACGTCGTGATCGGCGAGGGCGAGCCGGTGTGGACCAATGTCGGCGGCCCGCCGTTCTGCTCGGATCTGGACGGCGGCCGGCGAAGCGGCACGATCGAGGATCACGAACGGCTCGTGAAGCTCACGCAGGCCGCGGACCTGCTGAACGCCGTGCAGAGCGGGGCGGTGGAACCGGTGGAGCTGCCGGTCGAGTCGCGGTCGTTGGACATGGACTACTCGGTGCTCCGATGGACCGACAAGCCGTTCGCCGCGTACGGAACGAGCGGGCCGAAGGCCGTGGACGGGATCCGGATGGCGCGGATCGCGCATGGCGGCGAGGAGAAGGTGGGCGACGCCGCCGTCACGATGGTGATCATCAACCCGAACTCGCCGTTGATCTGGGACACGCGCATGGCCGACGCCTTGACGAAGACCGCGGCCGAGAACCAACCGACGGTGATCACGCCGTTCCTGCTCGCGGGGGCGACCTCGCCGGTCAGCGTCGCCGGCGCCCTCGCGATCCAGGTCGCCGAGGCGCTCAGCGGGGTGGCGATCGCGCAGAGCGTACGGCCGGGGGCGCCGTGCCTGTACGGATCGTTCTTCACCGCAACCGATATGCGGACGGGTTCCCCGGCGTTCGGGACGCCGGAGTCGGTGATCGGGATCCTCGCGGGCGCACAGATCGCGCGGCGCTACGGGCTGCCGTTCCGCGGCGGCGGCGGACTCGCGTCGGCGAACTCGGTCGACGGTCAGGCGGCGGCGGAGACCCAGAACATGCTGTGGGCGACCCTGCTCGCGGGGACCGACTTCGTTCTGCACGCGGCCGGCTGGCTCGAGGGAGGCCTGTGCGCGTCGTACGAGAAGTTCGCGCTCGACCTCGAGCTGCTGTCGATCTTCTCGACGCTGCGCGAGGGTATCGGGCTGAGCGACGAGGAGTTCGGGTTCGACGCGCTGGCCGAGCTGGGGCCGGGTGGGATGTTCCTGGCCTCGCCGCACACGATGGAGCACTTCAAGGAGTGGCTGTACATGTCGCCGCTGTTCCAGACGCAGGACTTCGCGACGTGGGAGGGCATGGGGTCGCCGACCGTTGCCGAGCGCGCGAACGCCTCGTGGAAGGCCTTGCTCGAGCGGTACGAGGATCCCGGGATCGATGCGGACGTGGACGCCGAGCTGGTCGCGTACATGGAGAAGCGCAAGGCCGATCCGCCCGATCCGGAGGACTAG
- a CDS encoding DUF1638 domain-containing protein: protein MTATGARTAFLACGALARETKQLIAINGWDADIHGVSAVHHLTPPKIVEDVERKLADLVERYDKVIVVYGDCGTGGRLDEVLDRYPTVERPEGVHCYQWFAADAFDEISEDIGVYFLTDWLVRAWESAVIRGLGLDRFPWLKETYFEHLTRIIYFRQDPDEDGALERKAREIAAYVDRPLEIRDTGLSPLQSLFAPLIDPESQTDAEAADVRA, encoded by the coding sequence GTGACCGCGACGGGCGCGCGGACGGCGTTCCTCGCGTGTGGGGCGCTCGCCCGCGAGACGAAGCAGCTGATCGCGATCAACGGCTGGGACGCCGACATCCACGGCGTGTCGGCGGTCCACCACCTGACGCCGCCGAAGATCGTCGAGGACGTGGAACGCAAGCTCGCCGATCTGGTCGAGCGCTACGACAAGGTGATCGTCGTCTACGGCGACTGCGGCACCGGCGGACGCCTCGACGAGGTGCTCGATCGCTACCCGACCGTGGAGCGTCCCGAGGGCGTGCACTGCTACCAGTGGTTCGCCGCCGACGCCTTCGACGAGATCAGCGAGGACATCGGCGTGTACTTCCTCACCGACTGGCTCGTGCGCGCGTGGGAGTCGGCGGTGATCCGCGGGCTCGGCCTCGATCGGTTCCCGTGGTTGAAGGAGACCTACTTCGAGCACCTGACGCGGATCATCTATTTCCGCCAGGACCCCGACGAGGACGGGGCGCTCGAGCGGAAGGCGCGCGAGATCGCGGCGTACGTCGACCGGCCGTTGGAGATCCGCGACACGGGGCTCTCGCCCCTGCAGTCCCTGTTCGCCCCCTTGATCGATCCGGAGAGCCAGACCGACGCGGAGGCCGCCGATGTTCGAGCGTGA
- a CDS encoding ASKHA domain-containing protein: protein MSRKLEIRYLPSDKTAHVPGGTSVFNAAHWAGLPIDSTCGGRGTCGKCKVRIVEGAGERTVADYRHLSSPEMTDGWRLSCQQEIHEDTVCEVPALLRSPKAATMGVNRFVLLEPNVQKVFLDLPEPTLDDARSHLRRVGDALLDAEGLEVVAGPSVFPRLARATADENTRVTATVVGDHLVDVEAGDTRERVFGISLDIGTTTVVATLIDLRTGAAAAVESTINRQAPYGADVIARMGHAMTGEDAIEELRDAVVDTVNGLIESVCSTAGVVRDEVYELVAVGNATMLHLLLGVDPRSIALSPFVATFLEAQEARAADLGLQIHPEGRVDLFPSIGAYVGADIVGDIVATGLARDRERRLLVDVGTNGEIAVGNADRVLATSAPAGPAFEGGQILHGMRATEGAIEGVVLDDEGVHLQVIGGDVTPRGICGSALIDIVAQLRLTGLIRPNGIFLPAEELAGHPLADRVVDREGIRAFALTDDVVLTQLDIRALAEAKAAISTGIEVVMDRLGLGASDLDEVMLAGSFGTYINPASARVIGLVPAVPVERISAVGNAASEGAKMALMSFREREVAFELPAFVEYEELSAVEDFNDRYIRNVAFPELEAVGVEPSIVGWRS from the coding sequence ATGAGCCGGAAGCTCGAGATCAGGTACCTGCCGAGCGACAAGACCGCGCACGTGCCCGGCGGCACGAGCGTGTTCAACGCCGCGCACTGGGCGGGGCTGCCGATCGACTCGACGTGCGGCGGCCGCGGGACGTGCGGCAAGTGCAAGGTGCGGATCGTCGAGGGCGCCGGCGAGCGGACCGTGGCGGACTATCGGCACCTGTCGAGCCCGGAGATGACCGACGGCTGGCGGCTGAGCTGCCAACAGGAGATCCACGAGGACACGGTGTGCGAGGTCCCCGCCCTGCTCCGCTCGCCGAAGGCCGCGACGATGGGCGTGAACCGGTTCGTGTTGCTCGAGCCCAACGTGCAGAAGGTGTTCCTGGACCTGCCCGAGCCGACGCTCGATGACGCGCGGAGCCATCTGCGGCGCGTCGGTGACGCGCTCCTGGACGCCGAGGGACTCGAGGTCGTCGCCGGTCCCAGCGTGTTCCCGCGCCTCGCCCGCGCGACGGCCGACGAGAACACCCGGGTGACGGCGACCGTTGTCGGCGACCATCTCGTCGACGTCGAGGCCGGCGACACGCGCGAGCGGGTGTTCGGGATCTCCCTGGACATCGGCACCACCACGGTCGTCGCGACGTTGATCGATCTGCGCACCGGCGCGGCTGCGGCCGTCGAGTCGACGATCAACCGGCAGGCTCCGTACGGCGCCGACGTGATCGCGCGGATGGGACACGCGATGACCGGCGAGGACGCGATCGAGGAACTGCGCGATGCGGTCGTCGACACGGTGAACGGGCTGATCGAGAGCGTGTGCTCCACGGCGGGCGTCGTGCGCGATGAGGTCTACGAGCTCGTCGCGGTCGGGAACGCGACGATGCTGCATCTGCTGCTGGGGGTGGACCCGCGCTCGATCGCGCTCTCGCCGTTCGTGGCGACGTTCCTCGAGGCGCAGGAGGCTCGCGCGGCCGACCTCGGCCTGCAGATCCACCCGGAGGGACGGGTCGACCTGTTCCCCTCGATCGGGGCCTACGTCGGCGCGGACATCGTCGGGGACATCGTCGCGACGGGACTCGCCCGCGATCGGGAGCGGCGCCTGCTCGTCGACGTCGGGACGAACGGTGAGATCGCCGTCGGGAACGCGGACCGCGTGCTCGCGACCTCCGCGCCCGCCGGACCGGCCTTCGAGGGTGGCCAGATCCTGCACGGGATGCGCGCGACCGAGGGAGCGATCGAGGGCGTCGTGCTTGACGACGAGGGTGTGCACCTGCAGGTGATCGGCGGCGACGTGACGCCGCGCGGCATCTGCGGCTCCGCGCTGATCGACATCGTCGCGCAGCTCCGACTCACGGGCCTGATCCGCCCCAACGGGATCTTCCTGCCGGCCGAGGAGCTCGCCGGACACCCGCTGGCCGATCGCGTCGTGGACCGGGAGGGGATCCGCGCGTTCGCGTTGACCGACGACGTGGTGCTCACGCAGCTCGACATCCGCGCGCTCGCGGAGGCGAAGGCGGCGATCTCCACGGGGATCGAGGTCGTGATGGACCGGCTGGGCCTGGGCGCGAGCGACCTGGACGAAGTGATGCTCGCGGGCTCGTTCGGCACCTACATCAACCCGGCGAGCGCGCGCGTGATCGGGCTCGTGCCCGCCGTGCCCGTGGAGCGGATCTCGGCGGTCGGCAACGCTGCGAGCGAGGGTGCGAAGATGGCCTTGATGTCGTTCCGAGAACGTGAGGTCGCGTTCGAGCTCCCGGCGTTCGTCGAGTACGAGGAGCTGTCGGCGGTCGAGGACTTCAACGACCGCTATATCCGTAACGTGGCCTTCCCCGAGCTGGAGGCAGTCGGCGTGGAGCCCTCGATCGTGGGGTGGCGCTCGTGA
- a CDS encoding dihydropteroate synthase, with product MSEPATALLGTVGDTVLSGPGGEVRIGDTHPFVMIGERINPTGRAKLTEGFIAGDYTLARADAVAQVEVGARVLDLNAGIPGYDEAAMLTGLVQAVHEVVDVPLCIDSSTPEALEAAIPAARGKVLVNSVTAEAESLERLLPLVAKHGAAVVGMANDEDGPSMDPRVRLACARKIVEAAAGHGIAREDVVIDPIAMPIGAAPDAATAMYETVRLLRTELGVNSSCGASNISFGMPDRQAIDAVFVPHAILAGMNAAITNPLHRPVRKAILAADVLLGRDAMSMAWIAAHRAETAATQGTTR from the coding sequence GTGAGCGAGCCGGCAACGGCGCTGCTCGGGACGGTCGGCGACACCGTCCTGTCCGGTCCGGGCGGCGAGGTCCGGATCGGTGACACGCACCCGTTCGTCATGATCGGCGAGCGGATCAACCCGACCGGCCGCGCCAAGCTGACGGAGGGGTTCATCGCCGGCGACTACACGCTCGCGCGGGCGGACGCGGTGGCGCAGGTCGAGGTCGGGGCGCGGGTGCTCGACCTCAACGCGGGGATCCCCGGGTACGACGAGGCGGCGATGCTGACGGGCCTCGTCCAGGCGGTGCACGAGGTGGTCGACGTGCCGTTGTGCATCGACTCGTCGACGCCCGAGGCGCTCGAAGCCGCGATCCCGGCCGCCCGGGGAAAGGTCCTGGTGAACTCCGTCACGGCCGAGGCCGAGTCGTTGGAGCGCCTGCTCCCGCTGGTCGCGAAGCACGGCGCCGCCGTCGTCGGCATGGCGAACGACGAGGATGGCCCCTCGATGGATCCGCGGGTGCGCCTGGCGTGCGCGCGCAAGATCGTCGAGGCCGCGGCCGGCCACGGCATCGCTCGCGAGGATGTCGTGATCGACCCGATCGCGATGCCGATCGGCGCCGCGCCCGACGCCGCGACCGCGATGTACGAGACGGTGCGTCTGCTGCGTACCGAGCTCGGTGTGAACAGCTCGTGTGGGGCGTCGAACATCTCGTTCGGGATGCCGGATCGCCAGGCGATCGATGCGGTGTTCGTTCCCCACGCGATCCTCGCGGGGATGAACGCGGCGATCACGAACCCGCTGCACCGTCCGGTTCGCAAGGCGATCCTCGCGGCCGACGTGCTGCTCGGCCGCGACGCGATGTCGATGGCCTGGATCGCCGCCCATCGCGCCGAAACGGCCGCGACGCAGGGAACGACACGATGA
- a CDS encoding corrinoid protein, giving the protein MEQSSQEDLEVLKRALIGADRDLALAATNRLVDDGVNPTTILEEGMAAAMFILGEMWKRGEVFLPEVVASAEVFKQCNAIVEPVLLAQKTGDEEANKLVVLATVKGDLHDLGKNMVGAMLRTSGFDVHDLGKNTSADTIVQTINEMQPDIVGLSALLTTTVPYQETVIKVLVREGLRDKVKVMVGGAPVTPEWAEKIGADGYANNAPEAVEIAKKLVGLAQ; this is encoded by the coding sequence ATGGAGCAGTCCAGCCAGGAAGACCTCGAGGTATTGAAGCGGGCGCTGATCGGCGCCGACCGCGATCTCGCCCTCGCCGCGACGAACCGCTTGGTGGACGACGGCGTTAACCCGACCACGATCCTCGAGGAGGGCATGGCCGCGGCGATGTTCATCCTCGGCGAGATGTGGAAGCGGGGGGAGGTGTTCCTGCCGGAGGTCGTCGCGTCCGCGGAGGTCTTCAAGCAGTGCAACGCGATCGTCGAGCCGGTGCTGCTCGCTCAGAAGACCGGCGACGAGGAGGCGAACAAGCTCGTGGTGCTCGCCACCGTGAAGGGCGATCTGCACGACCTCGGCAAGAACATGGTCGGCGCGATGCTCCGCACGTCCGGCTTCGACGTGCACGATCTCGGCAAGAACACCTCGGCCGACACGATCGTGCAGACGATCAACGAGATGCAGCCCGACATCGTCGGACTGTCCGCTCTGCTGACCACGACGGTTCCCTACCAGGAGACCGTGATCAAGGTCCTCGTGCGGGAGGGGTTGCGCGACAAGGTCAAGGTGATGGTCGGGGGAGCGCCCGTCACGCCGGAGTGGGCGGAGAAGATCGGCGCCGACGGATACGCGAACAACGCGCCGGAGGCGGTCGAGATCGCGAAGAAGCTCGTGGGACTCGCGCAGTGA
- the mmuM gene encoding homocysteine S-methyltransferase, whose translation MDIRQMIGRSTVILDGGMSTALRDHGADLSGPLWTARALTDDPDSVVAAHLDFLRAGARVVITASYQASIEGLGRAGIDADRAELLLRRSVELAAQARARFLDERPAAGTILVAGSIGPYGAMLAGGQEFTGDYGDGIGRAELAAFHEPQIDVLLDAGADLLAAETLPRVDEAGAIVDALRTRPEGRAWLSFTCRDGRTAGGDPIEDAVRLADRADQIVAVGVNCTPPDQVAGLLRTIRRASGKPLIAYPNAGGVWDASTRSWAAATRDRFDRDEIRSWVDAGADVVGGCCGIGAAGINAVATSVRG comes from the coding sequence GTGGACATTCGGCAGATGATCGGGCGCTCGACCGTCATCCTCGACGGCGGGATGTCCACGGCGCTGCGGGATCACGGGGCCGACCTCAGCGGCCCGCTGTGGACCGCCCGCGCCCTCACCGACGACCCGGACTCGGTGGTCGCCGCCCACCTGGACTTCCTGCGCGCCGGCGCGCGCGTCGTGATCACCGCGAGCTACCAGGCCTCGATCGAAGGGCTCGGCCGCGCGGGGATCGACGCCGATCGGGCCGAACTGCTGCTACGGCGAAGCGTCGAGCTCGCCGCCCAGGCGCGTGCACGGTTCCTCGACGAGCGCCCGGCTGCCGGCACGATCCTCGTCGCCGGGTCGATCGGCCCGTACGGAGCCATGCTCGCCGGCGGTCAGGAGTTCACCGGCGACTACGGGGACGGGATCGGAAGAGCCGAGCTCGCGGCGTTCCACGAGCCGCAGATCGACGTGCTGCTCGACGCGGGAGCCGATCTGCTGGCCGCCGAGACCCTTCCCCGCGTGGACGAGGCCGGGGCGATCGTCGACGCTCTGCGGACGCGCCCCGAGGGTCGCGCGTGGCTGTCGTTCACGTGCCGCGACGGTCGGACGGCCGGCGGCGATCCGATCGAGGACGCCGTGCGCCTCGCCGACCGGGCCGATCAGATCGTGGCGGTAGGGGTCAACTGCACGCCCCCGGATCAGGTCGCCGGGCTGCTCCGGACGATCCGACGCGCCTCTGGCAAGCCGCTGATCGCCTACCCGAACGCCGGAGGTGTCTGGGACGCATCGACGCGGTCGTGGGCGGCCGCGACCCGGGACCGGTTCGACCGCGACGAGATCCGTTCGTGGGTCGATGCGGGCGCCGACGTGGTGGGAGGCTGCTGCGGGATCGGAGCGGCGGGCATCAACGCAGTCGCGACGTCCGTTCGCGGGTGA
- the aceA gene encoding isocitrate lyase, with translation MTSQGNEERIRRAADGLEKRWETEPRWGDIERNYSAEEVVRLRGSFTVEHTVARRGAERLWDLLNSDDFVAALGCLTGGQAVETVKAGLKAIYLSGWQVAADANLAGQTYPDQSLYPANSVPQVVRRINNALQRADQIAWSESKNAETHWMAPILADAEAGFGGTLNAFELMKSMIESGAAGVHYEDQLASEKKCGHLGGKVLVPTDAFVRTLTAARLAADVLDVPTLLVARTDALAATLLTSDVDPRDKRFTTGKRTPEGFYYVNEGIDAAIDRGLSYAPYADMLWCETSTPDLDEARRFAESIHDKYPGKLLAYNCSPSFNWRSHLDDATIAKFQKELGAMGYRFQFITLAGFHALNASMFELAYGYAREGMTAYVELQEREFEMESDGYSATRHQAEVGTGYFDQVSQVITGGTSSTLALKGSTEEAQFLEEEKTSHRKDIEPRE, from the coding sequence ATGACGAGCCAGGGGAACGAAGAGCGGATCCGCCGTGCGGCGGACGGACTCGAGAAGCGCTGGGAGACCGAGCCTCGCTGGGGCGACATCGAGCGCAACTACTCGGCCGAGGAGGTCGTTCGCCTCCGTGGCTCGTTCACCGTCGAGCACACGGTCGCTCGCCGGGGTGCCGAGCGGCTCTGGGATCTCCTCAACTCCGACGACTTCGTCGCCGCGCTCGGGTGCCTGACCGGCGGCCAGGCGGTCGAGACCGTGAAGGCCGGCCTGAAGGCGATCTACCTGTCGGGCTGGCAGGTCGCGGCGGACGCGAACCTCGCCGGACAGACCTATCCCGACCAGTCGCTGTACCCGGCCAACTCGGTTCCGCAGGTCGTGCGCCGCATCAACAACGCTCTCCAGCGCGCCGACCAGATCGCGTGGAGCGAGTCGAAGAACGCCGAGACCCACTGGATGGCGCCGATCCTCGCCGACGCCGAGGCCGGGTTCGGCGGAACGCTGAACGCCTTCGAGCTGATGAAGAGCATGATCGAGTCCGGAGCGGCGGGCGTGCACTACGAGGACCAGCTCGCGAGCGAGAAGAAGTGCGGACACCTCGGCGGGAAGGTCCTCGTGCCGACCGACGCGTTCGTCCGCACGTTGACCGCCGCACGCCTGGCCGCCGACGTGCTCGACGTGCCGACCCTGCTCGTCGCGCGGACCGACGCTCTGGCCGCGACGCTGCTCACGAGCGACGTCGACCCCCGGGACAAGCGATTCACCACGGGCAAGCGGACACCCGAGGGCTTCTACTACGTGAACGAGGGCATCGACGCCGCGATCGATCGCGGTCTGAGCTACGCCCCGTACGCGGACATGCTGTGGTGCGAGACGAGCACGCCCGACCTCGACGAGGCGCGGAGGTTCGCAGAGTCGATCCACGACAAGTACCCGGGCAAGCTCCTCGCCTACAACTGCTCGCCGTCGTTCAACTGGCGCTCGCACCTGGATGACGCGACGATCGCGAAGTTCCAGAAGGAACTCGGCGCGATGGGCTACCGGTTCCAGTTCATCACGCTCGCGGGGTTCCACGCGCTGAACGCGAGCATGTTCGAGCTGGCGTACGGGTACGCCCGCGAGGGGATGACGGCGTACGTCGAGCTGCAGGAACGCGAGTTCGAGATGGAGAGCGACGGCTACTCCGCGACGCGCCACCAGGCCGAGGTCGGGACCGGCTACTTCGACCAGGTCTCCCAGGTGATCACCGGCGGAACGTCGTCCACGCTCGCACTCAAGGGCTCGACCGAAGAGGCGCAGTTCCTCGAAGAGGAGAAGACGAGCCACCGTAAGGACATCGAACCCCGCGAGTAG